GACACATGCAGGTGCCGTGCTCCAGGGCGCTCTCCGCCGAGCACAGGCACTGGCCGTTGCAGGCCAGACACGAGGGCAGGCTCCTGGGGGCCGTGCAGTCGCCGCATTTACACTTCCCGCAACGCTCGCAGATGAACTGGTGACCGGAAGCCGCCGCCAACCCCCCACCGGCGCCGGAGGCTGAAAAGTCCGATTTCCCTTTGCCTTGGGGCGGCTTGAGCGGCGCCTCTAGCGGAGGCTGGTGGCATTGCGGCCCCTGCTGGGGGGGAAGGAGACCCTTGGGCTTGGGTTGAGTCCGAACGGGTCGCTCCGCTCTGTGGTGGTGCTGCAAGCTGGCGCCGGGCCGGGTGGGGGGCGAGCGAGCCAGGAGTCCCTGCTCCGAGGAGGCGCTGCTGTTGCTCCCCGAACTGGCGGCGCTTCCTGTGCTGGTGGAGCGGCTGAGGCCCGGTGCCCGGGAGCCACCGCCGTACTGCGGGCCCCCACCGgacgccaccaccaccacgccGCCCccgatgtggtggtggtgggggtggtggtgcccACCCGACGGCCGGTGCTCATAGTTGTTGTTCACATTGACGAGGATGACCTCGTGAGTCCTCTCCTGCTTGTCCTGGGGCCTGTGGGCCACGCGGGGCGCCGGGGGCCTCCGTACCACTGAGGGGCCCTCGGTGTACTCGTTGTTGGAGCGGATGGCCTTGATCTGGTCCAGGGAGAGGATGGCGGCATGCTGGAGCTCCCGCTCGTAATCCGACCTCTGCCGGCTCTCTAGGGAAGGCTGCTGGATCACCACTAATGAACCGCCGGGGCCATGTTGACTTTGGAGCTCCATCTGGGGGGATCACCACTTCCGACATTCACCGTGGACTTGGCATGCATCGGAAAACCtgctgggggcggggggcggggggagagaCAAAAGAGGAACGTCAAGAGGGGAGGCGGAATCCAAAACGGACACATTCTCCTACCGGAAATCGATCGAGAGATTCAGACGACTTATTCCTGACTAGCAGATATTCCAGATTAGATGCTTTCCAGGCTGCATAAAAACCGAGTTCCATATTTTAATGGAGGGGGGAGGGTGTGGGGGGTCGCTTTTATTTATCTCAAGGCAAGTTGACGATTAACAAgacttgtgttgttgttttttgtaccTTCCTCtccaaaacccccccaaaaaacaaaaacgcgcACAACTTCAGGACACCCTACCAACACTTCCCCTCCTCATTTCCATTTCTATGACTAGTTAACATTTAAATGCACCGCGGAGACGAAATGAGGACGCGATCCAAGCGGACTAAATAAGCTGCCTCACTTAGTATTCTATTACTACTGCAGAAAGGGGTTTTCAGGGAAATGAggacaaaaaaagtaaagaaaacacacacacacacacacacacaccagaggtcAGATCGAGTTCTGACAAAATACCGACTTTTTAATTTGCAAAACGAGTTTTTGCGCATGAACGGATTCAAATCTGAATTTACGCA
The Antennarius striatus isolate MH-2024 chromosome 10, ASM4005453v1, whole genome shotgun sequence genome window above contains:
- the spry1 gene encoding protein sprouty homolog 1; amino-acid sequence: MELQSQHGPGGSLVVIQQPSLESRQRSDYERELQHAAILSLDQIKAIRSNNEYTEGPSVVRRPPAPRVAHRPQDKQERTHEVILVNVNNNYEHRPSGGHHHPHHHHIGGGVVVVASGGGPQYGGGSRAPGLSRSTSTGSAASSGSNSSASSEQGLLARSPPTRPGASLQHHHRAERPVRTQPKPKGLLPPQQGPQCHQPPLEAPLKPPQGKGKSDFSASGAGGGLAAASGHQFICERCGKCKCGDCTAPRSLPSCLACNGQCLCSAESALEHGTCMCLVKGFFYHCSNDDEGDSCADQPCSLSRSHCCSRFLCMGLMSVLFPCLLCYPPVKGCLKACQGCYDRVNRPGCRCKNSNTVYCKLESWAPQSQEKPS